gcctaagcccaagagctggaggttgctttgagctgtgacgccacggcactctaccaagggtgacaaagtgagactatctctaaaaaaaaaaaaagaagtcaaataaCACCCTATTAATTGGAgagacataccatgttcatgggtTAAAAGACTCAACATAGTAAGGATATCAGTTCTGCCCAAGTTGACGTATAGATTTAACACAATAAAATTTCtcagcatacacacacacaccagagagtaaatattgtaagctgattctaaaatgtatgtgGAAAGGCAACAGAGCTTAGGAGGAAGATGAGTTGTCTCCTAAGATGGACATAAATGTGAGTCACTTGCACTGACAACTCTTTTGATTACCATAACTtcatagaaagttttaaaatatggtagtgtgattcctccaaaCCACAAATTCAGAGTCATCTTTGGATCTCCCTTCCCCATTACTCCAAATTTCCAATGGTTTCACAGTCCAAGAGGctcttcttttcaaaattatcttattGCTTTATAAAAGATAAATCCCTGTGTATCCATTATGAAATAGAAATACAACATTATCATTACCTTTGGAGGCCTCAGTATACCCATTCCCAATCCTAGAACTGTCTCTCTCTCAGCTAGGTCATTCTTGGCagaggctgaagagggtggattCTGAATGAACTTGGGGTGGCAATAAGTTCAGATTGTGTACCTGTTGAATGTAAAGAGTTTGAGGAACGGGACCAGGACTGGAGTGAGGAAGTGAGGTGCCTAGGGTGCAAAATTTAATAAGGCACTCCCTCGTGAGGTCAGGCAAGTACAGGGTCAGCTCCTGCAGAGAAATACACAATTAGAGACATTTGGTGAGCAGGCAGACGTGTAGGGCTGAAAGCCACAGAGAGAAGTGGGCTGCAGGTGGGTTCCTGGGATCACTAGCCTACATGGTGCTTAAAAGCACAGATTTAATAGGAgttaggagagagagaaataagaaggGCTACAATGACATCCTAAGAAGGCCCCAGAAAGGAGAGGAGCTCAGAAAGTCAGAGACAAACTAATAACGAAACCCCTTGGTGTTCGTCCCAACCCTATCCCTCTAAGCCTCTAACTGGACATGCCATCTGCTGGACATTTAGGTCCTCCCTGAGCTCACTAACAAGGGTGCAAAGCCAGCCTGAAAGCAAACCAAGGCAGAGACCACGGAGAAGGGCTGGGAAAAGGGTTGGTTTCTCCACCAAAAGGATAACAAATAGGTGGACAGAGGTGAGAGGTAATTAAGCTGGAACCGCATTGCCCAGTTGGTATCTAACTCCTGAGCATCAGGTCCAATGACCTGGGGACTCGCAGGGCCAGCTGCCAGGCATTGTCAGTGGGCCCAGGGAGCTGGAAGGACAGTACTATGAGCAGGCCACAGGATGGCATcaagtgggtgggtggggttgtGGTCCAGTAAGAACCCCAgatcctttgtttgtttgtttgtttttgtagttttgggctggggctgggtttgaacccgccacgtccggcattggggccagtgccctactcctttgagccacagtgcctcCCAGAACTCCAGATCCTTTTAAAAAGGATCAGTTACAACTCATTCCAGCCCACTCTGGCCTAGGCTGGAACAAGTGGCCGGGACCATGGACTTATAAAGAAATGTCCCAAATCTGAACTTTTCCTGTGCAATATCCtgttttaaatgttggcaacttggccaggggtggtgcctgtaagcccagtgctttgggaggctgaggtggaaggatctcttgaggccaggtgtttgagaccgGCCTAGGCAagacagtgagacctcatcttaaaaaaaaaataaaatgtcaacaaCTTATTCAGAattgtttaaaattgttttggccGACACTGCTTTGGCTGAGAAGACACATCCACAGGCCAAACTTGGCTGAGAGTCCGTCCATTCTCAACCTCTTGGATTTTCTAACAATAGGACCCGGCTTTACGTGACGCAGAGGGACCAgacttccttccttatttccctCTGGGTTCACCCCTAACTTCACTTGAGCTTTTAACCAgagacagaggaaaaagaaacccccTGCAAAGGGAAACGTGCCCCACACAAGCAAATGAAGCtgcttgttttatgtttttccctTACAGGTATTCGGGCTTTGGGTCTGGATCCTGGTAGCCGCTACCCAGGTAGCAAACCCATTGCTGCAAGGATGGGTGTTGTACGTCTCGCTCACCTCATTCCTCATCTCCCTGATGTTCCTGTTGTCTTACCTGTTAGGATTTTATACGAGATTTGAGTCCTGGAGAGTTCTGGTAAGAACCGGTGGGATGGCTCCTTCTAAACTAATGTCCTGGGTGGGGTGAGGACAAAGGACCCTTCCAAGCAGAGAGGAAGAACCAGAGACCAGGGATCAGAGACACAAAGAACCAAGGCTTGATTGTAGCGTGTTTATCTTTAAGCCAACACGAAGACATTTCTCTGCAGCAGTGAACCCTTCCTACTCCTCTCCACCACCTTCCCTGTTCGGGATATACACAGTGCCCTGTGATCAAGCATGTTCTAATGGGTTTCCCCTAAGTTTTATTCATGGCATATTTATTCACTGGAGCAACACTGAAGAATTTTCCACTTAATGtttcagaaaaattcaaataataaaatatttttaaaaatgctcatcatgggtgggtaactgaaaccatggaaaaTGAAACAGTTTCCCTGACAGACTTGAAAATGGAAGCCTGGAGTCAGATTAGCCTGACTCTACTGACTCTCCCATGTACTAGCCAAGTGTCATTTCCTAACCTGCAGCCTGGGAATAGTAATAGCAGCCCTAAGAAATAAGCTGTGAAAGTGAAATGAGCTAGGACAGTGCCCGGCACAGAGTAGGTCTTTATAATTCCGCTGGCTCAGAGGATAGGCTGGAAGTTAATGAGGCCAGGGTTCAAATCCTATTTATTCATTGGTCTTAACCTCCAGCTTCCACCGACTCAAAACAAGGCTAGTAATAAATAATACCTACCTCACCGTGGACAAGGTTAAATGGGATAAATGAGAAAAGGGCGTGGCATGGAGTTTGCCATAAATGTTAGCTGCTATTGATACTGTTACTGCTATTCATGAATCCGCTGTGGTTTGCTACATAGATATTCCATAACAAACACTGCAGAAAGACAGTCAGAGATGAGGGTGCGGGCTGTCCCTTTTTCTCGCTCTTCCCAGCTCTAGCCAGGAAGGAAAGTGGTCACCTGAGTAACGGTGGCCGTGGCTGGCCTCTGCTCTGGGTTTCCAGGACAGTCTGTACCATGGGACCACCGGCATCCTGTACATGAGCGCAGCTGTCTTGCAAGTGCACGCCACCATCATTTCTGAGATCCAGGACCTGAACAACTACTACATCAACACGGCAGCCTCGGTGAGTGGGTAGCAACCCTGCCAGCCACTGTCACTGAAGGGCCTTGACTAGACACTTAATTCTGCATCGTGGGTGTGGTAGGGCTGGCCTGTGCCCTCCTACCAAGGAGCTgtgggggctggggaagggggtgTGTGAACACCCCCACCATGACAAGTCCTCTTCCACCCCTGTTCCTCCCACCTCAATCAGCCCTGCTCCCTCTCACACCCACCACATTGTCTGCAgagcattttgtttttccaaaacaCAAATTGGAACATGTTCTCTCTTACTAAAAATCTGCTGATGGCTCCCACCACCTATGACTGAGCTGTTCCAGTGTCCTCTCATGTCAATGACAAGCCCCCCAGGGTGGTATGTTGGCTCTGACAGACCCTAAGGCAAGACTGTccggcaggagggagggaggcctcGGGACTGGGGGACCTCACCTGCCCTCCCCCTGGCACACCAGCCCTCCCCCTGTGGGGTGTGGCTCGCGTGTCAGGGAGCACAGATCCTCCTCCACAGTGGCTTGGCCTTCTTCCTTAATCTTACCTTAAAAACTCCCCACCAAGGACTCTAACACCAGGCCTGAGTCCCTGCCTCCCCCCAGACCAGTCACTGAGGCCAGAAAGTCCTTTGTCAACCTAGTGGCTCCTGCAGGAATCACGTGGccacggagggaggaagagatgCATATGGGGTGCTCTCCGAGTGAGAGTGGGGTTCTAGGCAGTACTGTGACCCTCCAGGGTGGCTACAAGATACTTCAGCCACCTTATAGCCTGTCTGCCTCCCGTCCCTCCTCACCAGGTTAGATTAACTTCCTAAACAAACAACTCCAGTAATGGCCCGAGGTCCCTCTGTGGCCTGGTGGATCCACAGCGAGGCCCCTTCCTGCTGCTGGCCCCTGGTCAGCTGCCCCAGGTGCACTGGCTTCCTTGCTATCACTTGGGGCCTTGGCAGGGAAGCCCGTGCCCCAGGGCCTGTGTGCCAGCTCCTGGTCTCCTCCTGTCCTCAGGGCTGCCTTCCCTGGTCCCCTCCCCCACCGGCATTCCCTTTACCCTTTATCGGCCTCATTTTCTCCTGGTTCTTATCCCCATCTAACCTGGATATGCTCTACCTGTTCATCTTGGGTTTTTTCTGCTTCTTACCACTCGAATGAAAGCCTCATGGGGGCAGGAAGTTTTGAACACTTTGTCCGCTGTTACAGCCAAAGTCGTTCTTGGAGAACGGCAGGTGTTCAGCGATGTTTGTGGAGCCgatgaatgaatgagaagagGGTGTGTGAGCAGCAGGGCAGTGGGAGCTGCAGCAACTGGGGGTCTGGAAGGCAAGTTCAGTGTGACAGTCCCTTCCTGAGGAAAGAAGAGGCTACCAGAGGCTTCAACACGGGAACATCATGCTGGTGTCTGCCCTGTGGGCAGGTTAGGGATGGAAGACCAGGCAGGAGTGAGGTCATGAGAAGTGCTGGTGGCCAGGACGAAGGAGAGTGGGTGTCCCCAGAAATGGCTAGGCAGTAAAATAGCAAGCTTTGGGGGAACTTTGGACCCCTCAGACAGGGGACGGGAGGCAGGGTCCATAGGTGTCTGGCGTGGGTAGTTGAATGAGATGAGAATCTGGGGTCACTGAGCTTGTGAGGCTTATGGAGAGATGGCAGGAGTTCAGGAGCTTGAGGGGTGTCTGAGCATTCACAGGAGGCTCACAGTACAATAGCAGGCTGTGGGCAGGAGGTCAGCATGGGATGAGGGCTCAGGCCAGGTTAGAGACAATTGAGACAGCGTGGTCAGGGCATGATAAGGAAGGACAGCTTCCAGGAGGAGGGTGTCACTGGGCAGGCAGGTGGCGGAGGCAGGTCAGCAGCTCCCTGGGGCCGGGGGCTGAGCAGGTACTAGCCGTCTCTAACATCA
The sequence above is a segment of the Nycticebus coucang isolate mNycCou1 chromosome 4, mNycCou1.pri, whole genome shotgun sequence genome. Coding sequences within it:
- the MALL gene encoding MAL-like protein; protein product: MASRDPPATTYALPDAPSGVALFLTIPYAFFLPELVFGLWVWILVAATQVANPLLQGWVLYVSLTSFLISLMFLLSYLLGFYTRFESWRVLDSLYHGTTGILYMSAAVLQVHATIISEIQDLNNYYINTAASFFAFITALLYILHAFSIYYH